One Fibrobacter sp. UWB13 DNA window includes the following coding sequences:
- the tyrS gene encoding tyrosine--tRNA ligase, with amino-acid sequence MQFRPVKEQLEILMRGVTDIVPQDELEKKLQKSYETGKPLRIKMGVDPTAPDVHFGHTVVMRKLRQFQDLGHTVVLIVGDYTAQIGDPSGRNKARPRLTHEQVLENAKEYQEQFFKVVRREQVEIHYNGEWFSKLPFSKVTELMGQFTVAQMLEREDFHNRYTANTPISLHEFMYPMMQGYDSVAIQSDVELGGTDQKFNVLRGRDLQIFEGMEPQIGLFMPILLGTDGKVKMSKSIGNYVGLNEPADVMYHKIYSLSDNIVENWFELLTNIPLEEVKQMMADIAAGKMNPNDAKHRLAIDIVTQYYGAEAAEAAAAKEREIHSGNAIPSDALECSVDAGTYGALDLLVNIKAFASKGEARRMVQNGGVKIGGEKLADPQAQIEIKGGDQLVVQVGKRKFFKVNF; translated from the coding sequence ATGCAATTCCGTCCTGTTAAAGAACAGCTTGAAATTTTGATGCGCGGCGTGACCGACATCGTGCCGCAAGATGAACTCGAAAAGAAACTCCAGAAGTCCTACGAAACGGGTAAGCCCCTCCGTATCAAGATGGGTGTGGACCCGACGGCTCCGGACGTTCACTTCGGTCATACGGTCGTGATGCGCAAGCTCCGCCAGTTCCAGGACCTCGGTCATACGGTCGTCCTCATCGTGGGTGACTACACCGCGCAGATTGGTGACCCGAGCGGCCGCAACAAGGCTCGTCCGCGCCTTACGCACGAACAGGTTCTCGAAAACGCCAAGGAATATCAGGAACAGTTTTTCAAGGTTGTCCGTCGCGAACAGGTCGAAATCCACTACAACGGCGAATGGTTCTCCAAGCTCCCGTTCAGCAAGGTCACGGAACTCATGGGCCAGTTCACAGTCGCCCAGATGCTCGAACGTGAAGACTTCCACAACCGCTATACGGCAAACACGCCGATCAGCCTCCACGAATTCATGTATCCGATGATGCAGGGCTACGATTCCGTTGCTATCCAGAGTGACGTGGAACTCGGCGGCACCGACCAGAAGTTCAACGTGCTCCGTGGTCGCGACCTTCAGATTTTTGAAGGCATGGAACCGCAGATTGGTCTCTTCATGCCGATTTTGCTCGGTACAGATGGCAAGGTCAAGATGTCCAAGTCCATCGGCAACTACGTTGGTCTTAACGAACCGGCTGACGTGATGTACCACAAGATTTACAGCCTCTCCGACAATATTGTCGAGAACTGGTTCGAACTTTTGACGAACATCCCGCTCGAAGAAGTCAAGCAGATGATGGCTGACATTGCCGCTGGCAAGATGAACCCGAACGATGCTAAGCACCGCCTCGCTATCGACATCGTGACGCAGTACTATGGTGCCGAAGCTGCCGAAGCCGCTGCCGCCAAGGAACGCGAAATCCACAGCGGTAACGCTATCCCGAGTGATGCTCTCGAATGCTCTGTCGATGCTGGTACTTATGGCGCTCTCGACTTGCTCGTGAACATCAAGGCGTTTGCTTCCAAGGGCGAAGCCCGCCGCATGGTGCAGAACGGCGGTGTGAAGATTGGTGGCGAAAAGCTCGCTGATCCGCAAGCCCAGATTGAAATCAAGGGTGGCGACCAACTCGTTGTCCAGGTGGGCAAGCGCAAGTTCTTCAAGGTGAACTTCTAA
- a CDS encoding LysR family transcriptional regulator, with protein MELTQLKYFLEVARTEHVTQSAKNLCIVQPALTQAIHKLEDELGVSLFKNSGRNIKLTDSGKFFYEKLQPLYENMMALPALLKEMSDKQNNNVKLNVLAASTLITSAVIEYKRSNSDIDVDIVQNEETSVFDICVRTYANYRPELDNTESDETFVHSEKIYLAVPNTAQYKKLDSISLFDLKDEKFIRLYGSKQYRQICNELCDSIGFHTNVTFESDNAAVVKEAVAAGIGVGFWPELSWGKMDHKRVRLLEITDTDFKRDIVVSLRRNKQDNSKTEQFYNFLTKYILQRQSKKRK; from the coding sequence ATGGAACTGACTCAGCTAAAATACTTCTTGGAGGTGGCTCGCACGGAACATGTCACGCAAAGTGCAAAGAACCTCTGCATCGTCCAACCTGCGCTCACACAAGCTATCCACAAGCTCGAAGATGAACTGGGTGTTTCTCTGTTCAAAAATTCTGGGCGTAACATCAAGCTCACGGATAGTGGAAAGTTCTTTTACGAAAAGCTTCAACCGCTTTACGAAAATATGATGGCGCTCCCTGCGCTCCTTAAGGAAATGTCTGATAAGCAGAACAACAACGTCAAACTGAACGTCCTTGCGGCTTCTACGCTTATTACTAGTGCCGTGATTGAGTACAAACGCAGTAATTCCGACATTGACGTGGACATTGTGCAGAACGAAGAAACGAGCGTCTTTGATATTTGTGTTCGTACTTACGCAAACTACAGACCGGAACTTGATAACACCGAAAGTGACGAAACGTTTGTCCATTCCGAAAAAATTTATTTAGCAGTTCCAAATACCGCTCAGTACAAAAAGCTCGATTCCATTTCGCTCTTTGATTTGAAAGACGAAAAGTTCATCCGTCTTTACGGTTCCAAACAGTATAGACAAATTTGCAACGAACTTTGCGATAGTATCGGATTCCATACAAACGTTACATTCGAAAGTGATAACGCTGCGGTAGTCAAGGAAGCTGTTGCTGCAGGCATTGGCGTGGGTTTTTGGCCGGAACTTTCATGGGGAAAAATGGACCACAAGCGCGTTCGGCTCCTTGAAATTACCGATACGGATTTCAAGCGCGATATCGTGGTTTCGCTCCGTCGCAATAAGCAGGACAATTCTAAAACGGAACAATTCTACAATTTTTTGACGAAGTACATTCTCCAGCGCCAATCTAAAAAGCGAAAATAA
- a CDS encoding sigma 54-interacting transcriptional regulator, with amino-acid sequence MSTTHAKIQELELLYKISSILNQSLDFETVAHPVLQTVESVMGVEHATLTLYNRHTGEISIEIAEGLSSRQASKGRYKVGEGITGRVVETGKPIIIPSVAKDPDFLDRTGRGKTEDKAFLCVPIIMEQEVVGALSADEHNPDEANLNDQIHLLEIIAQMLATAVKLRRQAREENEILKAENERMAMELKARFQPDNIIGKTPEMQQVYTQIDQVARSPLPALIVGEVGTGKGLVAEAIHFRSDRNLGPFVRVHCAALPESVLDRELFGSEKGALVGVVNEAPGRVEQAEGGTLFLDEVAELTPNLQIKLLRLLQQGEMERVGARFPKKVNVRVICATTKNLQQMVSDGTFREDLYYQLHIVPIYVPPLRKRRTDIVLLADYFVDHYCRLVGKNVRRLARGTIEMLMSYPWPGNVRELENAIERAVLLTEEDVIYPHHFPPTIQTDETSGTPVSGNLKLMVEAYERDIICDALKSSKGKMAAAARSLSTTPRILTYKIKQLGIDLTAFSK; translated from the coding sequence ATGTCTACGACTCACGCCAAGATTCAAGAACTAGAGCTGCTCTACAAGATCAGCTCCATTTTGAACCAGAGTCTTGATTTTGAAACGGTGGCGCATCCTGTATTGCAGACCGTCGAATCGGTGATGGGCGTTGAACATGCCACTCTCACTTTGTACAATCGTCACACGGGCGAAATTTCCATCGAAATTGCAGAAGGCTTGAGCAGCCGCCAGGCGAGCAAGGGCCGTTACAAGGTTGGTGAAGGTATCACCGGCCGCGTCGTCGAAACGGGTAAACCGATTATCATCCCGTCCGTTGCGAAAGATCCGGATTTCTTGGACCGCACGGGCCGTGGTAAGACTGAGGACAAGGCGTTCCTTTGTGTTCCGATTATCATGGAACAGGAAGTCGTTGGTGCCTTGAGTGCCGACGAACATAATCCCGATGAGGCAAACCTCAACGATCAGATTCATTTGCTCGAAATTATCGCGCAGATGCTTGCGACTGCTGTGAAACTCCGCCGCCAGGCACGAGAAGAAAACGAAATCCTCAAGGCCGAAAACGAACGCATGGCAATGGAACTCAAGGCGCGTTTCCAGCCGGACAATATCATCGGTAAAACGCCCGAGATGCAACAGGTTTATACGCAAATTGACCAGGTGGCTCGAAGCCCGCTTCCAGCGCTCATTGTGGGGGAGGTGGGGACTGGTAAAGGTCTTGTTGCAGAAGCTATTCATTTCCGTTCAGACCGCAATTTAGGGCCGTTTGTGCGAGTGCATTGTGCGGCTCTCCCGGAGTCCGTTCTGGACCGGGAACTTTTCGGTAGCGAAAAGGGCGCCTTGGTTGGCGTCGTCAACGAGGCGCCGGGCCGCGTAGAGCAGGCTGAAGGCGGAACACTTTTCCTCGATGAAGTTGCGGAACTCACGCCGAATTTGCAGATAAAGTTGCTTCGCCTTTTGCAACAGGGCGAAATGGAGCGCGTAGGCGCTCGCTTCCCGAAAAAAGTGAACGTGCGCGTGATTTGCGCGACCACCAAAAACTTGCAGCAGATGGTCTCGGATGGAACTTTCCGCGAAGACTTGTACTACCAGCTTCACATCGTTCCGATTTACGTGCCGCCTCTGCGCAAACGCCGTACCGACATTGTGCTCTTGGCGGATTACTTTGTTGACCATTACTGCCGATTGGTGGGTAAAAACGTGCGTCGCCTTGCTCGCGGTACGATTGAAATGCTCATGAGCTACCCGTGGCCGGGCAATGTGCGCGAACTCGAAAATGCGATTGAACGTGCGGTGCTCTTGACCGAAGAAGATGTCATTTACCCGCATCACTTCCCGCCGACGATTCAGACCGACGAAACGAGCGGAACACCTGTGAGCGGAAACCTCAAGCTCATGGTCGAAGCGTACGAACGCGACATCATTTGCGATGCTCTCAAGAGTAGCAAGGGCAAAATGGCCGCCGCTGCTCGCAGTCTTTCGACCACCCCGCGCATCCTCACTTACAAAATCAAACAGCTCGGCATCGACCTCACCGCCTTTAGTAAATAG
- a CDS encoding GatB/YqeY domain-containing protein — MSCALLTQILDDIKTAMKAHDAETLGTLRTLHSDIKNEAMKSGATPAQITESITDAMCIDVLAKSVKQKQESIEILKKGGFLDKIPAEEAVIAIYRKYMPAEMTEDEVKALIAEIKAATGASSPKDMGKIMKELSPKVKGRFDAKRASALVQEALK, encoded by the coding sequence ATGAGTTGTGCTTTGCTTACCCAGATTCTCGACGACATCAAGACTGCCATGAAGGCTCACGATGCCGAAACTCTCGGAACTCTTCGTACGCTCCATTCTGACATCAAGAACGAAGCTATGAAGTCTGGTGCCACTCCGGCACAGATTACCGAAAGCATTACCGATGCCATGTGCATCGACGTTCTCGCCAAGAGCGTGAAGCAGAAACAGGAATCCATCGAAATCCTCAAGAAGGGCGGTTTCCTGGACAAGATCCCGGCGGAAGAAGCTGTCATCGCCATTTACCGCAAGTACATGCCGGCTGAAATGACTGAAGACGAAGTCAAGGCTCTCATCGCCGAAATCAAGGCTGCAACGGGCGCCTCTTCTCCGAAGGACATGGGAAAGATCATGAAGGAACTTTCCCCGAAGGTCAAGGGTCGTTTTGACGCCAAGCGCGCATCCGCCCTCGTTCAAGAAGCGTTGAAGTAA
- the rpsU gene encoding 30S ribosomal protein S21, giving the protein MIGVIVKSNEPFERALKRFTKSCEKNGIISDVKKRQRFEKPSEEKKRIETAARRKRLKEIADQNRKRLY; this is encoded by the coding sequence GTGATCGGCGTTATTGTTAAGTCCAACGAACCTTTCGAACGCGCTCTCAAGCGTTTCACCAAGTCTTGCGAAAAGAATGGTATCATTTCCGACGTCAAGAAACGTCAGCGTTTCGAAAAGCCCTCCGAAGAAAAGAAGCGTATTGAAACGGCTGCTCGTCGCAAGCGTCTCAAAGAGATTGCTGACCAGAACCGCAAGCGTCTCTACTAA
- a CDS encoding SpoIIE family protein phosphatase, which yields MGFNMHGLAFKQSMMTLVGFSIVFATLFGVLSFKVQSELSTVLTEKGEEISLANVAIIENLFEKGKKLGDEYAEVLGKEMLSGKDLDDFLTQAVFDARQTLPQVLAVVVAYEPGMAPKAKWHQEVMRLAQYSGNEIKLMKGKDYFEKTWYKSTKNLQKGLWQEPFVGDFIKEPIAIYTAPIYQKDAYGNTVFAGVLCVDMSIAFLKETVASIPVSNSGYVVVLSANNTIIAHPKNEIVFKENLSDLSVEMGSQTVTEFEKTVQSMKKGLFMGTTAEGKEAVIYFKAMESNGWTFMIVWPAHEFMESQRSLEKMFAWMSVAGYVVMLLLIFVISTRVSRPLKELAVAANKMGQGDFDVAIPHLSGRDEIAQFGWAFLNMRTSLKEHMEKQKDLDRIESELDFAKDIQIGFLSMDEKEEGSEDPYHELTPFLLPAKEVGGDFYDFFKLDDGRLCVVVGDVSGKGVPAALFMMVSRIVLRTMAQNLKSVVETFERANYELAKRNRANMFVTVWMGIVDLKTGHVEFASAGHNPPVIRHKDGSAEFAKSKAGVVMAAMENSHYKMQTLELAPGDTLFLYTDGVTEATNEHNELFGNDRLLDALTHGGGKGTKEMCRFVKRQIDAFTRKASQFDDITMLAMEYKGGNGI from the coding sequence ATGGGCTTCAATATGCACGGACTGGCATTCAAACAGTCCATGATGACCCTAGTCGGTTTCAGCATCGTGTTCGCGACGCTGTTTGGGGTTCTCAGTTTTAAGGTGCAAAGCGAGCTTTCGACGGTGCTCACGGAAAAAGGCGAAGAGATTAGTCTTGCGAATGTCGCCATCATTGAAAATCTTTTCGAAAAAGGTAAAAAGCTCGGCGATGAATATGCCGAAGTGCTCGGTAAGGAAATGTTGTCGGGTAAGGATCTCGACGATTTCTTGACCCAGGCAGTCTTTGATGCCCGCCAGACGCTTCCGCAGGTGCTTGCCGTGGTTGTCGCTTACGAGCCGGGAATGGCTCCCAAGGCTAAATGGCATCAGGAGGTCATGCGCCTTGCCCAGTATTCGGGTAACGAAATCAAGCTCATGAAGGGCAAGGACTACTTCGAAAAAACTTGGTACAAGAGCACCAAGAACTTGCAGAAGGGCCTTTGGCAGGAACCGTTCGTCGGAGACTTTATCAAGGAACCGATTGCGATTTACACCGCCCCTATTTACCAAAAGGATGCCTATGGGAATACTGTTTTTGCTGGCGTTCTTTGCGTCGATATGTCGATTGCATTTCTCAAGGAAACGGTGGCTTCGATTCCTGTGTCGAACTCAGGCTACGTCGTTGTGCTGTCCGCGAACAATACCATTATCGCGCACCCCAAGAACGAGATTGTTTTCAAGGAAAACTTGTCGGATCTGTCTGTAGAAATGGGTTCGCAGACGGTTACGGAATTCGAAAAGACTGTACAGAGCATGAAGAAGGGCCTCTTTATGGGGACTACTGCTGAAGGGAAGGAAGCGGTTATTTATTTCAAGGCGATGGAGTCGAATGGTTGGACGTTCATGATTGTGTGGCCTGCGCACGAGTTCATGGAAAGCCAGCGCTCTCTAGAAAAAATGTTTGCATGGATGAGTGTTGCCGGCTATGTCGTGATGCTGCTCCTAATATTCGTGATTTCGACTAGGGTGTCCCGTCCGCTTAAGGAACTTGCCGTGGCGGCGAACAAGATGGGACAGGGCGACTTTGATGTGGCAATTCCGCACCTCTCTGGGCGCGACGAGATTGCCCAGTTCGGTTGGGCGTTCTTGAACATGCGCACCTCGCTCAAAGAGCACATGGAAAAGCAGAAGGACCTGGACCGCATCGAAAGCGAACTAGACTTTGCAAAGGATATCCAGATTGGGTTCCTGTCGATGGATGAAAAGGAAGAAGGCTCTGAGGATCCGTACCACGAGCTGACTCCGTTCCTTTTGCCGGCGAAGGAAGTCGGCGGTGATTTCTACGATTTCTTCAAATTGGACGACGGACGTCTATGCGTGGTCGTGGGTGACGTCTCGGGCAAGGGCGTTCCTGCCGCGTTGTTCATGATGGTTTCGCGCATTGTACTGCGAACGATGGCGCAGAACTTGAAGTCTGTTGTTGAGACCTTTGAAAGGGCAAACTATGAGCTTGCCAAGCGCAATCGCGCGAACATGTTCGTGACGGTCTGGATGGGCATTGTCGATTTGAAGACCGGACATGTGGAGTTTGCTTCGGCTGGGCATAACCCGCCGGTCATCCGCCACAAGGATGGCTCTGCTGAATTTGCGAAGAGCAAGGCTGGAGTCGTCATGGCGGCAATGGAGAACTCTCACTACAAGATGCAGACGCTCGAACTAGCTCCGGGCGATACGTTGTTCCTCTACACGGATGGAGTGACGGAAGCGACCAACGAGCATAATGAGCTGTTCGGCAACGATAGGTTGCTCGATGCACTTACGCATGGCGGTGGAAAAGGCACCAAGGAAATGTGCCGCTTTGTCAAACGCCAAATTGATGCGTTTACAAGGAAAGCGTCGCAGTTTGACGACATTACCATGCTTGCAATGGAATATAAAGGGGGTAATGGTATTTAA
- a CDS encoding SPOR domain-containing protein has protein sequence MKLQSVSFIGAITLSCALLSACGSKEEKTTPQAEVKPAVEETAPVQEAAPEPAQEEPALVPIQSLSEEKAVPAEKASPVSSVEQESSGPFVIQVSIQASKRAANSVVSKLSDQGIKAYVAEVENPGELEGTFYRVRVGYFSTIANAQQFGKEVLAPQGYAGWVDNRKNDRIGQPGASEDM, from the coding sequence ATGAAGCTGCAATCGGTATCGTTTATCGGGGCAATAACCCTTTCATGCGCCTTACTTTCCGCCTGCGGTAGCAAGGAAGAAAAAACTACTCCTCAAGCCGAAGTAAAACCAGCCGTCGAAGAAACAGCTCCCGTACAGGAAGCCGCACCGGAACCGGCCCAGGAAGAACCGGCACTCGTTCCGATCCAATCTCTTAGCGAAGAAAAGGCTGTTCCAGCAGAAAAAGCTTCACCGGTCTCTAGCGTTGAACAGGAATCCTCCGGTCCGTTCGTCATCCAGGTAAGCATCCAGGCTTCCAAGAGAGCCGCCAACAGCGTCGTGAGCAAGCTCTCTGACCAGGGCATCAAGGCATACGTCGCCGAAGTCGAAAATCCGGGTGAACTCGAAGGCACGTTCTACCGTGTACGTGTCGGATACTTCTCCACGATTGCAAACGCTCAGCAGTTTGGCAAGGAAGTCCTCGCACCGCAGGGTTATGCCGGCTGGGTGGACAACCGCAAGAACGACCGCATTGGCCAGCCTGGCGCAAGCGAAGACATGTAA
- the rimO gene encoding 30S ribosomal protein S12 methylthiotransferase RimO: MPTKKPKVFVVHLGCAKNQVDAENLVGEMLHAGFATCDTAGKADYILVNTCGFIEAAKEESINAILAQAKAKKAKQKLIVSGCLSGRYGEELMKELPEVDYWVGTYKPGELLKKMGIVAPQSCDAENLPRMNLGGFSHHAYLKIAEGCNRRCAYCAIPLIRGKQDSRSIDDIVAEAKDLEAQGVKEITLIAQDTTYFGREKGKKGGTLVELLRALLDNTSIPWIRMLYWYPMFVDDELLDLMAKEPRLVKYVDMPIQHASDKMLKNMKRNYRKKELVDLLHKIRERIPGVTLRSTVLVGFPGETHEDFEELMELLQDVQFDHLGGFVFSPEEGTPVMEMDLPAVDESDARARLEAVTDYQEELAAEYAENMIGKTVRIIIDQVAEESEYHFYGRTEGNSMENDDIVKVIEGDGDVGEFHNALVVDAEPHELVVKIID, translated from the coding sequence ATGCCTACAAAAAAGCCAAAAGTCTTTGTCGTGCATCTCGGATGCGCTAAAAATCAGGTCGATGCAGAAAATCTCGTCGGCGAAATGCTCCATGCAGGTTTTGCGACCTGTGATACCGCCGGGAAGGCGGACTACATCCTCGTGAACACGTGCGGGTTCATCGAAGCCGCCAAGGAAGAATCCATCAATGCGATCCTTGCGCAAGCTAAGGCAAAGAAGGCAAAGCAGAAACTGATTGTTTCGGGCTGCCTGAGTGGCCGCTATGGCGAAGAGCTGATGAAGGAACTGCCCGAGGTGGACTACTGGGTCGGCACGTACAAGCCGGGCGAACTTCTGAAGAAGATGGGCATAGTCGCTCCGCAGAGCTGTGACGCCGAGAACCTCCCCCGCATGAACTTGGGAGGATTTAGCCACCACGCTTATCTGAAAATTGCGGAAGGCTGCAACCGCCGCTGCGCCTACTGCGCCATCCCGCTGATTCGCGGCAAGCAGGATTCCCGTTCCATCGATGATATCGTAGCAGAAGCGAAGGACCTCGAAGCCCAGGGCGTCAAGGAAATTACTTTGATTGCACAAGACACGACTTACTTTGGACGTGAAAAGGGCAAAAAAGGCGGCACGCTTGTTGAACTTTTGCGTGCACTGCTTGACAACACGAGCATCCCGTGGATCCGCATGCTTTATTGGTACCCGATGTTCGTAGACGATGAACTTCTGGACTTGATGGCTAAGGAACCGCGCCTCGTGAAGTACGTGGACATGCCTATCCAGCATGCAAGCGACAAAATGCTCAAGAACATGAAGCGCAACTACCGCAAAAAGGAACTTGTTGACCTTTTGCACAAGATTCGCGAACGCATCCCGGGCGTGACACTCCGCAGCACAGTGCTCGTCGGATTCCCCGGCGAAACGCACGAAGATTTTGAAGAGCTGATGGAACTTTTGCAGGACGTGCAATTCGACCATTTGGGCGGCTTTGTGTTCAGCCCCGAAGAAGGCACTCCGGTGATGGAAATGGACCTTCCCGCTGTGGACGAAAGCGACGCCCGCGCAAGGCTCGAAGCGGTCACGGACTATCAGGAAGAACTTGCCGCCGAATACGCCGAGAACATGATCGGAAAGACGGTTCGTATCATCATCGACCAGGTTGCTGAAGAAAGCGAATACCACTTCTATGGCCGCACGGAAGGCAACTCGATGGAAAACGACGATATCGTGAAGGTCATCGAAGGCGATGGCGACGTGGGAGAATTCCACAACGCACTCGTCGTAGATGCCGAGCCGCATGAACTTGTGGTGAAGATTATAGACTAG
- a CDS encoding DUF3108 domain-containing protein: MFYRALKSVLLFALTLSISSMAAESLASSSSAQSKSAATLESTSPSVQSSSSASAPEKTLSKWQTLPEVKAPWMKGERLEYELSWGFITAGYATLEVKPRKDGKTEFLTFATANKTVNKFYPVHDTVYTLVRNKGLMTDVFRKSLHEGTFHNKSFIRFNRDGKKAVLSDTVFKDPVNHYVKRSADTSVTIEGLEHSIMSAFYLVRTLPLKEGSTSRFSAVSGEKRYELKVVIHKREKIKTDLGEFNTVKVEPVLDGDGIFKSSGRIFIWFTDDERRLPVLMQCEIKLGSIKATLTKLK; encoded by the coding sequence ATGTTTTATCGTGCTTTGAAAAGTGTTTTGCTGTTTGCGCTTACTTTGTCGATTTCGTCTATGGCGGCGGAGTCTCTGGCTTCGTCCTCGTCCGCGCAGTCCAAAAGCGCGGCGACTCTCGAATCGACATCTCCAAGCGTCCAGTCATCCTCAAGTGCTAGTGCCCCTGAAAAAACTCTCTCCAAGTGGCAAACCCTTCCGGAAGTGAAAGCTCCGTGGATGAAGGGCGAACGCCTTGAATATGAACTCAGCTGGGGCTTTATCACGGCTGGCTATGCTACGCTGGAGGTCAAACCTCGCAAAGACGGCAAGACCGAATTCCTGACTTTTGCAACAGCCAACAAGACGGTCAATAAATTCTACCCGGTACACGATACCGTCTATACGCTTGTCCGCAACAAGGGACTCATGACGGATGTTTTCCGCAAGTCCCTTCATGAGGGAACATTCCACAACAAGTCGTTTATCCGTTTCAATCGCGATGGTAAAAAGGCGGTCCTTTCCGATACAGTCTTTAAGGACCCTGTCAATCATTATGTAAAGCGCTCGGCCGATACTTCTGTGACCATCGAAGGGCTCGAACACAGCATTATGTCGGCGTTCTACCTTGTGCGTACCCTTCCTCTCAAAGAGGGTTCGACTTCTCGCTTTTCGGCTGTGAGTGGGGAAAAACGCTACGAACTCAAAGTTGTCATCCACAAGCGCGAAAAGATTAAAACGGATCTTGGCGAGTTCAATACGGTCAAGGTTGAGCCTGTTTTGGATGGCGATGGCATTTTCAAATCCAGCGGTCGCATTTTTATCTGGTTTACCGATGACGAAAGGCGTCTTCCGGTGCTCATGCAATGCGAAATTAAGCTCGGAAGTATTAAAGCGACGCTGACTAAGCTCAAATAG
- the purE gene encoding 5-(carboxyamino)imidazole ribonucleotide mutase, producing MQINEVPNAKVGIVAGSKSDQETVDKITAVLDQFGITWEYNILSAHRTPNATAKYAREAAGRGLQVLIGVAGLAAALPGVLAGHTILPVIGLPCAGGPLNGVDALHSIVQMPPGIPVATVGIGNGKNAGFLAVHIVALSDASVREKLVAYRKGLGDIEG from the coding sequence ATGCAGATTAATGAAGTTCCGAATGCAAAGGTCGGTATCGTTGCGGGTAGCAAGTCCGACCAGGAAACTGTAGACAAGATCACTGCGGTGCTCGACCAGTTCGGCATCACGTGGGAATACAACATCCTCTCCGCACACCGCACCCCGAATGCAACCGCGAAGTATGCTCGCGAAGCCGCCGGGCGAGGCCTTCAGGTCCTCATCGGTGTTGCTGGCCTCGCTGCAGCCCTTCCGGGCGTGCTCGCAGGGCACACGATTCTTCCGGTGATCGGTCTTCCCTGCGCCGGCGGCCCGCTCAACGGCGTCGATGCATTGCACTCCATCGTGCAAATGCCCCCGGGAATCCCGGTGGCCACGGTCGGCATCGGCAACGGCAAGAATGCCGGTTTCCTCGCCGTCCACATCGTCGCCCTCTCTGACGCAAGCGTGCGCGAAAAGCTCGTCGCTTACCGCAAGGGCCTCGGTGACATCGAAGGCTAA